AGTAGGTGGCACCAACCACATATAATGGAGTACAACACATGGATTTTAATGAGTGAATGGGGACATATGGTTACCGTTAAACTAACTGGCGAAGATATTGAATATGTACAAGATGTTGATACATTTAACGGAGTTAACGGAGCATTAATTATAGAGACTATTATTTCTCCTTTTAGTTAGAGCTTATATAATTTGTTTTGGTTATGTTTTATTGTTCCTAAGTACTTACTTTATATAAgaattttttggttttattttgtttttagtaAATTATGATGTTTTTCATATTAATTTTTGTTCATTAATGTTAATGCATTCCATTGTTAATATAGACTGGTGTGTAACCGTTTTTTGTTTATATCCGTTGACATAAATTTTATGATTTATGAGTCCGTATAAAATATAGATCGATGTAGACAATTACCACCATAATGGTAAGTTAGAGTTTATATCTGAATCTGCATTGATTAAATATTACTTAACATGTGATCCAACATATCAATTCTTTATTgtaacactttttttttttaaattgccaGCAATGCCTAAACGACCAAAGACTAACTCCGTATACAATGACATTGATAAAGAAAACACTCAGGATGGTAAGTTATTTAAAGTTTTTCAACTTTTTTCCTACTCATTCCTAAAAAACAATAACTTTAAAATTAGCTAGCACATGATAATTATTTTAACAACtattgattatatatatatatatatatatatatatatatatataggggatggatcatgagaaaactagtttaaatgagaaaaccaaaaaactaactaaaaaaacctaaaaaaaaccaaaaaaaataccaaaattttttttttttttttttacaattttttaataaaaaatcgctactttatatgtatggaaaaaaattttcaaaaaaaaaaaaaaaaaaaaaaattttgttgtactgcacatgtgcactaatacggaaagacTAAAGCACTTAACCCACcacccaccgacaccccccaaaaacctaaaccccccccccaccccccaaaacctaaattcaccctcccaccaaaagcctaacccccccaccccccaccccccaaaaacctaaacccccccaccccccaccccccaaaaacctaaaactaaaccctaaacataaacccgaaaaaaacctaaaccccccaccccccccccaaaaaaaaacctaaacccccctcccccaccccccaccccccaaaaacctaaacccccccaccccccaccccccaaaaacctaaaccccccacccccaccccccaaaaacctaaaactaaacactaaacataaacccgaaaaaaaacctaaaccccccacccccccacccccaaaaaaaacctaaaccccccctccccccacacccaaaaacctaatcctaatcctaaacctccaaaaaaactaaccctaaaagctaaactagactcaaaaagctaattttaagcatgtaatgcaattgtagtacatgttacattgcacatgtgcactactataataatagtggagaaaacaagacgacaccataaatctttttttatgtcataaaaaatatgctcgaatatacttgaatgaaagataagaaaatttgtgatcttatggtgccatttttgttttaaaatgataacgtatggagaaatgggaaatgtttgaaaatttatatattttttgttccaattttacccctccttcattaaaagtcccccctccttcattaaaagtctccctccctctcccttttagtggattttagttagttttctagttttctcatttatatctagttttctcatgatcctctccctatatatatatatatatatatatatatatatatatattttatgcgCAGTTCACCGGAATGGAAACACGTCCACCGACATTGTTAACGGTATAACACTAATTCTTTCATTATACATTTCTATTCTTTTACGCCTACTTAGTTAGCTAACTATTATGCTCGAATTGTTTATTTATTCTTCCATTTTTTTAATGTGTCTTCAAAGTTCGATGAGGCAGAAGACCTTTATCAAGCATAACCAATGGTATTATTTTAGCtatatatttttataagaaaatGAAAATTATCCTTTCTTGATTTACAACtaactattttgattttttttattataattatgtGAATATGTATACGATTTTCTGTTAGCTGTCCTCCCAATTGTTACTCAAGATGAGGCTTTTCATAGAAGGAAATTAAGGAAATTATACTTGGATAATAAGAGATCAAATGGAGGAACTACATCGTCATCCCTCAATATTTTATCCACCAATATTAATTCCACTTCCACTCCGTGTGTTACACAACATCGTCCAGTTTCACCTGATGGTATGTTATTTTATAAGCTAtacttttatttaatttattatatattatttcaATAAAATTTTATATAAATACGTGATAATGAATTTTTTTTGTTCTTTAATATTTTCTATTAGTGACTCGAATTCTACAAAACAAGGATAGAGATAACATGCGATTACCTGGATCTATATTGACAAAAGAAGATCTACTACCATAGGTGTTACATCGGATAACATAGTCAAAGTTATTGGTTGTCACAATTTGGAATCCACTCCTGATGTGGCTAATAATGTTACTCCAAGTCTCTTAAGTATGGTAACAAGTAAGTATTTATTaatgtttatatattttattatgtttCTATTGTTTTGCATCGATATGTTTACTatgctttttttttaattatactAGGTAACATTAGTTGTACTACGCGCAATCTTACAACGAGAGCAAAtggttttaaaataaaaatttcaaCTGACATCACATCAACCACCCGCACATCATCTTTGAATTGTAATTTGCCAAGGCTATCATCTGGGAAACGTAAGTTGGTATGCAAACCACGTATTTCATCTCCTATACCAATGATCGACTTGACCACCGAGGAAACCGTAGAACGAGATCCTTATAAAGGTGTTTCTATAGGTTTGGTTTGTTTATAAGTAATGCTACATAATGTAAAAAATATAAACTTATAAATATGactgttgttattattattttaatgaATGTTGTATACATAACTCAAAAGTTGTATGTTTGATAGATTATTTGGATCATGGTGACCAAGTTATTACTTGTGAAGTTTGTTATGCAAACTTATGGGATGCAGAGAAAGGAAACTTAAGAAAAGAGGGTGGCAAAATATCTCATATGTTATGTTGTGGTTATGCCAAAGTTGTGTTACCTGATTACAAATCTGCGACACCTTATTATAAAAGTCTATTCATGTCCAATGATAACGAAAGCAGGCACTTTTTAAAGAACATTCGACGTTACAATTCTATGTTTGCGTTTACGTCAATGGGTGGTAAGGTTGACCACACCGTTAATACTGGTAATGCTCCTTTTGCTACAGAATTAGTGGTGAAAATTATCATGCGATTGGTAGTCTTTTGCCAGAAAACGGAGGGAAACCTAAATTTTGTCAGTTATACATATACGATACTGAAAATGAGTTGGCAAACAGGCAATGAGTTTTTAGGTACCATGCAAAAACTTAATTTTTATTATAACATTTGTTTTAACTATATATTTACTTACTATGACAATTTATGAAACAGGTGTTTAGACGATGCTTCCTCATCAACTTCTTCAAACGAAACTGATAATAAGTTGATACAACAAATCAAAGCAATGTTGGATGCCAACAATATGCTTGTGAAAATTTATAGGATGGTTAGAGATTGCTTCCAAGAGAATCCTAATACTACGTTGAAGCTTCGCCTTATTGGGAAAAGAGAACAAGATGGTCGGACTTATAACTTACCTACTTCCTCCGAGGTTGCCGCTCTTATTGTTGGAGATATTGATAACACTCTTGAGAATAGAGATATCGTTTTCGAGACACAAACGGGGTCATTAAAAAGAATAAGTGAGTTGCATCCTTCCTATCTTGCACTTCAGTATCCTATTTTGTTCCCATATGGAGACGACGGTTACAGAATTGACATACCCCATAGGGGTGTCATTGATGTTACTAACAAGAAACGTCCGAATTGTACAATGAGAGAGTTCTTTGCGTATCGTGTACAAGATCGTAGTAACCAGTTTTCATTGATTCTAAATTCTCGACGGTTATTCCAACAGTTCTTGGTTGATGCTTATATGATGATTGAGAGCGAGCGACTTAACTTTATAAGATTTCAGCACCATGATCTCAGGTCTGATACATACGAGAGTATCTGCAAACTAAGATCTAACGCCCAACAAGATTTGTCTAAGGTTGGAAAACGTATTTTCCTTCCATCTTCGTTTACAGGCGGGTCACgatatatgatgcaaaactaTCTAGATGCTATGGCTATTTGTAAATGGTATGGTTATCCCGACTTTTTTATAACCATTACCTGGAATCCCAAGTGGCCGGAGGTTCAAAGGTTTCTTAAGGACACAAATCTTAATCCGGAGGATAGGCCTGATATTCTATCGCGAATGTTTAAAATAAAGCTGGATGCAATTTGCAAAGATTTGAAAGACCGTCATTTGTTTGGAAAAGCTGCAGCTGGTATGTTATTAAATTTACCTTTTTAAACATGATCTCAATGATATGTAACACTTTTTTACTTTTTTGTGTAGTTGTTTACACTATTGAGTTTCAGAAGCGAAGATTGCCTCATGCGCATATGTGCTTATTCATGGAAAATGATTACAAACTTCCAACTGTAGACCATGTTGATCAGTTTATTTCTGCAGAAATCCCTGATATAAACGAAGACCCGGAACTATATACGCTTGTGAAAGACCATATGATTCACGGTCCATGTGGTAACGCTAGAATGAGCTCTCCATGTATGGTTGATAGAAAATGttcaaaaggttttcccaagaaaTTTCAAGATCAGTCAACCTTGGGTTCTAACGGATTTCCCTTATACAGAAGAAGAGATGACGGTGCTttcgttttaaaaaataaaattgagTTAGACAACAGAAGTGTTGTACCTTACAACAAAAAACTTTTGAAAAGGTATCAGGCGCATATAAACGTTGAATGGTGCAACCAATCAGCGTCAATAAAGTATTTGTTCAAATATATTAATAAAGGCCCTGATAGAGCAACAGTTGCTGTGGTTCCGAGCAATAATCAAGACGAGCAAGCAGAAAATGATGAAATTAAAGAGTATTATGATTGTAGGTATATATCGGCTTGTGAAGCCTCTTGGAGGATTTTTTCGAATGAAGTTAATTATAGGAGTCCTTCTGTTATGAGGTTGCCTTTCCATCTTCCTGGACAACAAACAGTTTATTTCGGTCCTGATGAAGATATTAATCACGTCCTAAACAAGCCATCTGTGAACTCATCAATGTTTTTGTCTTGGATGCAACGTAATCAAGATCCTAACGACACCGTTGCACGTACACTAACATTTGTCTTGGATGCAATGTTCTTGAGCTTGTCTTTGTAAGTCGATGCACACTCATATGCCTCGTCTCTAATTTCTTCAATTTCACTCAATTGCAACTTCCTAATCTTTCACGCTTCATCATAATCCGCATTTACCGTCTTGATTGCCCAATGTGCCCGATGCGctaactccattggcaagtgacaaccctttctatacaccatccggtaaggtgttgtgccaatcAGAGTCTTGTAGGCTGTTCGGTACGCCCACAATGCATCATCCAACTTGCTCGACCAATCCTTCATATCCGTTCTAACTGTCTTCATGAGAATTTCCTttatttgacggttggacacttcaacttgtccactcgtttgcggatggtaaggtgtggcaatcCGGTGATTCACGCTATATCGCTTCAACAATTTCCCgaaattaaagttcttgaaatgtgaACCACCGTCACTGATAATAACTCTCGGAATACCAAACCGGGagaagatgttggattgaacaaatttacaaacaaccgagtGGTCATTTGTTCTTGTTGCAATGGCTTCAATCCACTTAGAGACATAATccaccgccaccaaaatgtataaaaaCTCGTTGGAATTTGGGAAGGGACCCATAAAGTCAAtgccccatacatcaaatatttCCACAACCAAAATTGGTTGTAATGGCATCTCGTCCCTCTTTGAAATGCTTCCCATCCTTTGGCAATTTACACAATTTCTTGCGAACTCACATGCATCCTTGAAAATTGTGGGCTAATAAAACCCACATGAGAGAACCCGATAACCCGTTTTATGCCCGCTAAAGTGACCTCCACATGCGGATGAATGGGCATGAGTCAAGATTTCCAACACCTCCGTTTCGGGCACGCTCCTCCTAATGACTTGATCCGGCCCGATCTTAAAAAGATCtggttcatcccaaatgtattgcttcacttggaccataaattgttgtcttcgcttcttggtccaatgatttgggatggcacccgtggctaagtaGTTTACATAGtgagcataccacggtgcaacAAAAGTGGATACGGCTAGGAGTTGCTCATCTGGAAACCTTTCATTTATCTCACCAAAATCGTCAATCCCTTCCACCGGGAtccgagacaagtgatccgcCACTACGTTCTCACTCCCCTTTTTGTCTTAGATCTCTAAGTCAAACTCTTATAATAACAACACCCACCGGAGTAAACGGGGCTTcgcgtcctttttctccatcaaatactggaccgcactatgatccgagtaAACAACCACTTTGCTCCCCTAAATATACGAACggaacttatccaaagcatacaccactgctagtaattccttctcggttgtggtgtaattcagttgcgcTTCAGATAAAGTCTTACTTGCATAGTAGATTACCACCGGCTTTTTATCAACTCCTTGACCCAAAATTGCACCAATTGTAGTGTCGCTTGCGTCAAACATGATTTTGAATGGTTTTGACCAATCAGGCGGTTGCAAGATGGGAGCTTTGACCAAATGTTCCTTTAAAACAGTAAATgcttgcaaacattcgtcagtaaagtcaaatggaacatcttttaacaacaaattacataaaggtttcgtgataacactaaaacctttaatgaaacgtctataaaaaccCACGTGTCCCAAAaatgaccttacacccttaacatttttcggtGCTGGCAAAGATTATATTACCCGTATTTTTGTCTTGTCCACCTCCATTCCCCTTTCCGATATTACATGGCctaacacaatgccctcttgcaccatgaaatgacttttctcccaactaaaCACTAAATTCTTCTCAACAcaactttttaaaactttttgtaaTTCATTGAGACAAGATTCAAACCTAGTGCCAAAAATTGAAAagtcatccataaacacttcaagcgactctccaaccatgtccgagaaaatactcatcatacatcgttggaaagttgccggtgcattgcacaagccaaatggcattcgctgaaaggcaaaggtgccatatggacaagtgaaggtggtcttgtattggtcatccgggtgtattgcTATTTGATTATAACTCGAGTACCCGTCCAAAAAGCagtaatatttttgacccgataatttttcaatgatttggtcaataaaaggtagcgggaaatggtccttagaagtggcggtaTTCAAtttgcggtagtcaatacatacacGCCACTCGgtgaccggtcgggtggcaatttgttcaccattttcatccttgactacttgaataccggccttcttaggcacaacttgggtagGACTTACctaagcactatccgaaatcggatagataaTTCCCGCATCCAGCCATTTAATTACCTCCTTCTTTACTATCTCCCTTA
The Helianthus annuus cultivar XRQ/B chromosome 6, HanXRQr2.0-SUNRISE, whole genome shotgun sequence genome window above contains:
- the LOC118479584 gene encoding uncharacterized protein LOC118479584 → MENCISKLILWNPTTNWYTILSDDYPKHGYDHQYDTGAIYHDQSNDLKVLHIKRRYNNVFASVYSRRFGIWRDVEFLNATNFGSSSYAWSVGTLSAKTVYFFVSQSWWVNGKKFIIAFDVLSETFKLINFPLSKDFIPSQGHLITLNRKIHMFVVSEPEVLIVELFKLEGEVWHKVLSFQNSQTVSFQSRWHQPHIMEYNTWILMSEWGHMVTVKLTGEDIEYIDVDNYHHNAMPKRPKTNSVYNDIDKENTQDAVLPIVTQDEAFHRRKLRKLYLDNKRSNGGTTSSSLNILSTNINSTSTPCVTQHRPVSPDGVTSDNIVKVIGCHNLESTPDVANNVTPSLLSMVTSNISCTTRNLTTRANGFKIKISTDITSTTRTSSLNCNLPRLSSGKRKLVCKPRISSPIPMIDLTTEETVERDPYKGVSIDYLDHGDQVITCEVCYANLWDAEKGNLRKEGGKISHMLCCGYAKVVLPDYKSATPYYKSLFMSNDNESRISGENYHAIGSLLPENGGKPKFCQLYIYDTENELANRCLDDASSSTSSNETDNKLIQQIKAMLDANNMLVKIYRMVRDCFQENPNTTLKLRLIGKREQDGRTYNLPTSSEVAALIVGDIDNTLENRDIVFETQTGSLKRISELHPSYLALQYPILFPYGDDGYRIDIPHRGVIDVTNKKRPNCTMREFFAYRVQDRSNQFSLILNSRRLFQQFLVDAYMMIESERLNFIRFQHHDLRSDTYESICKLRSNAQQDLSKVGKRIFLPSSFTGGSRYMMQNYLDAMAICKWYGYPDFFITITWNPKWPEVQRFLKDTNLNPEDRPDILSRMFKIKLDAICKDLKDRHLFGKAAAVVYTIEFQKRRLPHAHMCLFMENDYKLPTVDHVDQFISAEIPDINEDPELYTLVKDHMIHGPCGNARMSSPCMVDRKCSKGFPKKFQDQSTLGSNGFPLYRRRDDGAFVLKNKIELDNRSVVPYNKKLLKRYQAHINVEWCNQSASIKYLFKYINKGPDRATVAVVPSNNQDEQAENDEIKEYYDCRYISACEASWRIFSNEVNYRSPSVMRLPFHLPGQQTVYFGPDEDINHVLNKPSVNSSMFLSWMQRNQDPNDTVARTLTFVLDAMFLSLSL